A window of the Candidatus Cetobacterium colombiensis genome harbors these coding sequences:
- a CDS encoding flavocytochrome c encodes MKTKFLSYFLISTILLGNGMKDGVYIGTGKGYKSDIKTEVIIKNQKIEDIKVISSSDTSIISDAAFNNIKKDIIETQGLGVDMVAGATSSSNGFYRSIIEALKSSGANISELRKIKKEKVLKKEKRELNTDVLVIGGGGAGLAAASSATENGANVILVEKMSFLGGNTILAGGAYNAVDPKRQKPMNIEDSNELFYKQTFEGGDKKGNPKLVKILTDNAYSGIEWLEGKGMKFKDDVFTVLGALYPRSHKPIDPVGTGFILTYEKFLKENNVPILLDTQAKELIIENNRVVGAVVETPEEILTIKSKNGVILATGGFSKNIEYRTKYNPKLTENILSTNTPAATGDGINLSQMANANLIGMEDIQMLPLGDPKTGSLSGNIETTVEDRIFINKKGKRFVAEDERRDVMTNALLNQPDALLYVIVDSQVYPNENDKNNFNESIKELVDENRAIKADSLDELAKKLEIDPEVLIKTIKDYNLAVDKKSDEFGRKLFGKKIEKAPFYAGARIPTIHHTMGGVEINENAEVLNKNGEIIEGLFAAGEVTGGIHGTNRLGGNALADITVFGRIAGEKAANNK; translated from the coding sequence ATGAAAACAAAATTTTTAAGTTACTTTTTAATTTCTACAATTTTATTAGGAAATGGAATGAAAGATGGAGTTTATATTGGAACGGGGAAAGGGTACAAATCAGATATTAAAACTGAAGTAATAATAAAAAATCAAAAAATAGAAGATATTAAAGTTATTTCAAGTAGTGATACAAGTATAATTTCCGACGCAGCTTTTAATAATATAAAAAAAGATATAATAGAAACTCAAGGTTTAGGTGTTGATATGGTGGCTGGAGCAACATCATCAAGTAATGGATTTTATAGAAGTATTATAGAAGCACTTAAAAGTTCAGGTGCTAATATTTCAGAATTAAGAAAAATTAAAAAAGAAAAAGTATTAAAAAAAGAAAAGAGAGAATTAAATACAGATGTTTTAGTTATTGGAGGAGGAGGAGCTGGACTAGCTGCTGCTTCATCTGCTACTGAAAATGGGGCTAATGTTATTCTAGTTGAAAAAATGAGTTTTTTAGGTGGAAATACTATTTTAGCTGGAGGAGCTTACAATGCTGTAGATCCTAAAAGACAAAAACCAATGAATATTGAAGATTCAAATGAACTTTTTTATAAACAAACTTTTGAAGGTGGGGATAAGAAAGGGAACCCTAAGCTTGTTAAAATTTTAACTGATAATGCTTATTCAGGTATTGAATGGCTTGAGGGTAAGGGAATGAAATTTAAAGATGATGTATTTACAGTTTTAGGTGCTCTTTATCCAAGAAGTCATAAGCCTATAGATCCCGTTGGAACTGGTTTTATCTTAACTTATGAAAAGTTTTTAAAAGAAAACAATGTTCCAATCTTACTAGATACACAAGCTAAAGAACTAATTATTGAAAATAATCGAGTTGTTGGTGCTGTAGTTGAAACTCCTGAAGAGATATTAACTATTAAGAGCAAAAATGGTGTTATTTTAGCCACTGGAGGTTTTTCTAAAAATATTGAGTATAGAACAAAGTATAACCCTAAATTAACAGAAAATATATTATCTACTAATACTCCAGCTGCCACAGGAGATGGAATTAACCTTTCACAAATGGCCAATGCTAATCTAATAGGAATGGAAGATATTCAAATGCTACCATTAGGAGATCCTAAAACAGGAAGTTTAAGTGGAAATATTGAAACAACTGTTGAAGATAGAATTTTTATAAATAAAAAAGGGAAACGATTTGTTGCTGAAGATGAGAGAAGAGATGTTATGACCAATGCTCTTTTAAATCAACCAGATGCATTATTATATGTTATTGTAGATTCACAAGTCTATCCAAATGAAAATGATAAAAATAATTTTAATGAAAGCATTAAAGAGTTAGTTGATGAAAATAGAGCTATTAAGGCTGATTCTTTAGATGAATTAGCTAAAAAACTTGAGATAGATCCTGAAGTTTTAATAAAAACAATAAAGGATTACAACTTAGCTGTTGATAAAAAATCTGATGAATTTGGTAGAAAATTATTTGGTAAAAAAATAGAAAAAGCACCATTTTATGCTGGAGCTAGAATTCCAACAATTCATCATACAATGGGTGGAGTTGAAATTAATGAAAATGCTGAAGTTTTAAATAAAAATGGAGAGATTATAGAAGGGTTATTTGCTGCTGGTGAAGTTACAGGTGGTATTCATGGAACAAATAGACTTGGTGGAAATGCCTTAGCTGATATAACTGTATTTGGAAGAATTGCTGGAGAAAAAGCTGCTAATAATAAATAA
- a CDS encoding family 4 glycosyl hydrolase, whose protein sequence is MRRNMSEEEKQKRIKVREFLKQNPISSPDYLIRYGMIEQETNSTNRFAKAPRTIPIILDICKDMTELCPNA, encoded by the coding sequence ATGAGAAGAAATATGTCTGAAGAAGAAAAGCAAAAAAGAATTAAAGTGAGAGAATTTTTGAAACAAAATCCTATTTCCAGTCCTGATTATCTTATAAGATATGGCATGATTGAACAAGAGACAAATAGTACAAATAGATTTGCAAAAGCTCCTAGGACTATTCCTATTATTTTAGATATTTGCAAAGATATGACTGAATTATGTCCTAATGCTTGA